Proteins co-encoded in one Aethina tumida isolate Nest 87 chromosome 7, icAetTumi1.1, whole genome shotgun sequence genomic window:
- the LOC109597749 gene encoding zinc finger CCCH domain-containing protein 4 yields the protein MAENNNAPSNPNPHPHPHANRPHRGNPHYRNSSNRGRNVEYRPNYTDEEIRPNYRKAQNLFGVRDLREFLDKKHEENTKVGPPPDPPNSLLREPQREQFDRQQRSPRKIPNKEYYADNKYHPNQTRPHDSDNKDPNQRRQSEQDKNQYYANQDKHVTFENATSSRETNDNHSNRGRPFRGRGRGRGHHSPHSPTVVNPHNIKVEFTTSTGERNCSMQEEKIAEFKHVPDKRHSDERRSFRGRGRGRGRGRGRGGYRKNPTHSQGDQSQAAESGNPDETAANADEATAEDFDEEIPNNAAEEEIPSNATEEEIPNNAAEEEIPSNATEEEIPNNEAEEVTAHYQPEAQRKVVVNEDTLKVKIDNTASNEDAGEDEVDDDKPEVQTKVQVNKQTLTAPKDDIKTDENVKQEDAVPAEKIDETAQQQTPEVEKEKE from the exons ATGGCCGAAAATAATAACGCCCCATCGAATCCGAATCCGCATCCGCATCCGCATGCCAACAGACCCCACAGAGGTAATCCGCATTACAGGAACAGCTCAAATCGGGGTCGTAATGTTGAATATCGCCCTAATTATACTGATGAAGAAATTAGACCAAACTACAGGAAGGCTCAGAACCTCTTTGGAGTCAGAGATTTGAGGGAGTTCTTGGACAAAAAGCATGAAGAAAAT ACCAAAGTAGGCCCCCCTCCAGATCCACCAAATAGTTTATTGAGAGAACCCCAAAGGGAACAATTTGATAGACAACAGAGATCTCCAAGGAAAATACCTAACAAg GAATATTATGCAGATAACAAGTATCACCCAAACCAGACCAGACCTCATGATTCAGACAATAAG GATCCAAATCAACGAAGACAAAGTGAACAAGACAag aatcAGTATTATGCAAATCAAGACAAACATGTAACTTTTGAGAATGCCACATCTTCCAGAGAAACAAATGACAATCACAGTAATAGAGGAAGGCCTTTCAGGGGCAGAGGTAGAGGCAGAGGACATCACTCACCTCATTCCCCAACTGTGGTCAATCCACACAATATCAAAGTTGAATTCACTACTTCAACAGGTGAGAGAAACTGTAGCATGCAAGAAGAGAAGATTGCTGAATTCAAGCATGTTCCTGACAAGAGGCACTCTGATGAGAGAAGGAGTTTTAGag gtaGAGGTAGAGGAAGGGGCAGAGGTCGCGGTAGAGGTGGTTATCGCAAAAACCCCACTCATTCCCAAGGCGACCAGTCCCAAGCAGCTGAAAGTGGCAATCCCGACGAAACAGCAGCGAATGCTGATGAAGCGACGGCCGAAGATTTTGACGAAGAAATTCCTAATAACGCGGCAGAAGAGGAAATTCCTAGCAACGCGACAGAAGAGGAGATTCCTAATAACGCGGCAGAAGAGGAAATTCCTAGCAACGCGACAGAAGAGGAGATTCCTAACAACGAGGCAGAAGAGGTGACAGCCCACTACCAGCCAGAGGCTCAGAGGAAAGTGGTGGTGAATGAAGATACTTTAAAGGTGAAAATCGATAACACCGCATCTAATGAAGACGCAGGCGAGGATGAAGTTGATGACGATAAACCCGAGGTACAAACAAAAGTCCAGGTAAACAAACAGACATTAACTGCCCCTAAAGATGATATTAAAACTGACGAGAATGTGAAACAGGAGGATGCGGTACCAGCAGAAAAGATTGACGAAACTGCACAACAGCAAACGCCGGAAGTTGAGAAAGAAAAAGAGTAA
- the LOC109597737 gene encoding integrator complex subunit 6-A, which translates to MTIIVFLIDTSASMFQRTYIGGRTTMLDVAKSAVETFVKIRQRSIDSRIDRYMLLTFEETPNNIKAGWKENLATFMNELKNLQCNSLTTMGVAVKQAFDILNINRMTSGIDTYGQGRCPFYLETSVIVLITDGGKLTTVNGVQEEFNLPMHSPIPGSEMTREPFRWDQRLFALVLRLAGTPAVERDTGLVPSDSSPIDAMCEVTGGRSYCITSHRMLNQCIDSLVQKVQNGVVINFEKIGPDPPPLDKDDKDDVNAKDRDEAERMQAPAPPLNTSWHNCRKMIYVPKTQKPYSLGFWPIPESFWPEITASVLPPRTAHPNVKFACTNSEPMVIENLPFDKYELEPSPLTQYILSRKQPKTCWQVFVANSYKNSEVGHPFGYLKASTNLSCVNLFVMPYNYPVLLPLLDELFKTHRWKPTNEWRTQFQNYTRTLPAYYVVPLRRALTRMGTPVALASTLLPENTENFLSYNVNNYLKRLKNQAKVEYDKLCAEIIQRQSNANGLKTNFNNPEQIRVSAKVTLRKELVTHPMLADKFNALKDQIPEQPSVFIATLDKERASVSFKNPFDIPRHRLIQQVVRMRNNFLQPDWISLDQDAAHSLPISQMGNYQDYLKKQTPQLREIESAPVRQHMFGNPFKIDKRMMVDEADIDLVGSPGTNRNNKRPNQNQDTGRLPCKRKPGPLPKNFSIKRPSLDLTPPSSPAYVSPQPSPIPWFNLDKDVQPLVVDDPPVIVNGSESPASMDRSRSPSPTLELPAPAYSTNNNNDMNYLHRNSTINNSYATASINDGPTTVTTNSLNDVYVSPVINNDKDKEISMILRESNSNSTGNCILPNSNSTNSNNIAKSPIPVEPVIKEEKEPVVTWNPEEVAAENFEIRKYLNKLVRKPGKDFSELLDKVKTLKGDCDCQVDIIKLVIKESLRFKRQYLASVLESHIQSLLSRNK; encoded by the exons ATGACCATCATCGTGTTTTTGATCGACACGTCCGCTTCGATGTTCCAAag GACGTACATTGGAGGTAGGACTACAATGCTGGATGTGGCTAAGAGTGCTGTGGAgacttttgttaaaattagacaAAGGAGTATAGACAGCAGGATTGATCGATATATGTTATTAACTTTTGAAGAAACTCCTAACAACATTAAAGCTG gatGGAAGGAGAATCTAGCAACATTTATGAATGAACTTAAAAACTTGCAATGTAATTCTCTGACTACAATGGGTGTTGCTGTTAAACAagcttttgatattttaaacattaacagAATGACTTCAGGTATTGATACTTATGGTCAAGGACGGTGtcctttttatttagaaacttCAGTTATTGTTCTTATCACTGATGGTGGGAAATTAACTACAG tgaATGGAGTAcaagaagaatttaatttgccTATGCACTCACCAATACCAGGCTCTGAAATGACCAGGGAACCATTTAGATGGGACCAAAGACTATTTGCTTTAGTTTTAAGATTGGCAg GCACACCTGCAGTGGAAAGAGATACTGGTTTGGTTCCCAGTGACAGTTCTCCAATTGATGCTATGTGTGAAGTAACGG GTGGCAGATCATACTGTATAACGTCGCACAGAATGTTAAATCAATGCATCGACAGTTTGGTTCAGAAAGTACAAAACGGCGTCGTTATTAACTTTGAAAAAATCGGGCCGGATCCACCCCCGCTGGACAAAGACGACAAGGACGACGTGAATGCGAAGGACAGAGACGAGGCGGAACGAATGCAGGCACCGGCTCCGCCTCTCAACACCTCTTGGCACAACTGCAGGAAAATGATCTACGTGCCCAAAACGCAAAAACCTTACAGTTTAG GGTTTTGGCCAATTCCAGAGTCGTTCTGGCCGGAGATAACCGCCTCAGTGTTGCCACCAAGGACTGCCCACCCGAACGTAAAGTTCGCATGCACGAATTCGGAGCCGAtggttattgaaaatttgccCTTCGACAAATACGAGCTGGAACCGTCGCCTTTGACACAGTATATTTTGTCGAGGAAACAACCGAAAACGTGTTGGCAA GTGTTTGTAGCCAACAGTTACAAGAATTCAGAGGTGGGCCATCCTTTTGGTTATTTGAAAGCTTCGACGAATCTGAGCTGCGTCAACTTGTTTGTCATGCCTTACAATTATCCAGTTCTGCTGCCATTGTTAGATGAACTTTTTAAG ACTCATAGATGGAAGCCAACGAACGAATGGAGGACTCAGTTCCAAAACTACACGAGAACCCTTCCAGCTTACTATGTAGTGCCTTTACGACGAGCTTTAACTCGAATGGGGACGCCCGTAGCCCTCGCTTCAACCCTTCTACCTGAAAATACTGAGAACTTTTTGAGCTACAATGTGAACAATTATCTGAAACGATTGAAGAACCAAGCTAAAGTAGAATACGACAAGCTTTGTGCTGAAATCATTCAACGACAAAGCAAT gcAAACGGATTGAAGACGAACTTCAATAATCCGGAGCAGATAAGAGTTTCGGCGAAAGTAACCTTAAGAAAGGAGCTGGTTACGCATCCAATGTTGGCGGATAAATTTAATGCTCTCAAGGATCAAATTCCTGAACAACCGTCAGTGTTCATCGCCACTTTGGACAAGGAACGCGCCTCGGTGAGCTTCAAGAACCCATTCGACATCCCCAGACACAGACTGATACAACAAGTAGTCAGAATGAGGAATAATTTCCTGCAACCGGATTGGATATCGTTAGACCAGGATGCCGCTCATTCTCTACCCATTTCTCAAATGGGCAACTATCAGGACTATCTGAAAAAACAGACGCCACAACTCAGGGAAATCGAATCGGCGCCGGTTCGGCAACACATGTTTGGCAACCCGTTCAAGATTGACAAGAGGATGATGGTGGACGAGGCCGATATTGATCTGGTGGGTTCACCGGGAACGAACAGGAACAACAAGAGACCCAACCAGAACCAGGACACAGGAAGGTTACCTTGCAAAAGGAAACCAGGTCCTTTACCTAAGAACTTCAGTATTAAGAGGCCTTCCTTGGACTTAACTCCGCCAAGCAGTCCAGCTTATGTTTCGCCACAGCCTTCTCCAATACCGTGGTTTAATTTAGACAAAGACGTGCAACCGTTAGTGGTGGATGACCCACCCGTGATCGTGAACGGTTCCGAAAGTCCGGCTTCTATGGACAGATCGCGGTCGCCTTCGCCAACTTTGGAACTACCTGCACCTGCCTACAGTACTAACAATAACAACGACATGAATTACCTACATAGAAATTCGAcgataaataatagttatgcGACTGCCAGCATAAATGACGGTCCCACAACTGTAACGACTAATTCGCTGAACGATGTTTATGTTAGTcctgttattaataatgataaagaTAAGGAGATATCAATGATACTCAGGGAATCAAACTCCAATTCAACGGGAAATTGTATTTTACCCAATAGTAATAGTACCAATAGCAATAATATTGCAAAGTCTCCTATCCCTGTTGAGCCGGTAATCAAAGAGGAAAAg GAGCCTGTGGTCACGTGGAATCCGGAAGAGGTAGCGGCAGAAAATTTCGAAATaagaaagtatttaaataaattggtgcGGAAACCGGGTAAAGACTTCAGTGAACTGTTAGATAAAGTAAAGACACTTAAAGGAGATTGTGATTGCCAAGTAGACATTATAAAGTTAGTTATTAAGGAATCTCTCAGGTTCAAGAGGCAATATTTAGCATCAGTGTTGGAAAGTCACATACAGAGTTTGTTGAGTAGGAACAAATGA
- the LOC109597725 gene encoding uncharacterized protein LOC109597725 encodes MAKDKKKKGKKGTPSEKSIKSEKSKSSVEPEPEVPVEKPKLFKNIVIRIECYQNVIGVYPCSDIKTEYKFMNLLAGETNLIPVNNEANLEQNYEFVLQCDVNSFQELTDFISNPIMFTVVQSNGVLQPEIYKQHAEFPLETKISYDSIVSLYEAITGEVMQKSPKKSKKDKGKKDKKKKKDSGSKSSKTSKGSKGSKSSKGSKKTRASKVKKEKPPEFPPVIYGMCSLDLLPLFHGNLEFSETLIIKPLELYNDDRMVSYKKIPKMVVTVSSEDLLEGIDGKPITVTLTIESIYNLPDVMTDDNKSFEVCFGLPIYAEYYPLVFGESTLTDKIEEEQMKCWPGVKRLGVNANTTKYKLSNITGEIKNRCNIDIDEAKEAGNFRIKFNYIKRSVLGNENWDAFMDHLYRFNKICIEIYMKEIESVNETKKSKTGRTSSRTSKSSKNTPTSVGSTLGPATEYLHLMAIVDLSYLLNPCTYKVRVASPLSTFQEVEAFKFAGLKDSYFRPKPKPTMDTVESPKGKKKDKKDKKKGKKDKKGKKGKKNLDDDALNLKYLLPKEPQPEPEIEPSMKIYSEYGKQCFIIVEVELSECIKPKKPVEDIAEQMKDLLQRDILLGEPSRLLLTNCVTRNNYKETVKAVTSDLTTRFNDFVKIESADIVGFKKFLRDGGLYESYITSLTEAGIIFGAKQISEKEDIDKFKNNYCDSVGQIYCNLIYEMNIALNKLIGTDLQSEDNKLTETLDQIDFFAKDALMRGNTELAEKYILERICYDETNANLWFEYAVFLLELQEKDMAFQSVHEGLQHDPKNMKCLLLYGILLADNNRRSDAELCFASIINNNPFIPIEVYGILYIYYEQFSDYVNCDTIMGIIKKSSLEKIYNKFFDAEDLIWSKRPQMQTLFLRTAVYLMKMRLFNWVEMALAFESSKHHGEIHYLLAAICYYKKQYEHALEHIKEAKFYCGIDHTIANLSGLIYLALNNPQAAKEEMLYTMESFDKPENMYTMYVNFSKSLTLLGEHTEAGKYLLLACKDNATPLAWLEAAKHNYMIGDYSTAEEFLTEANSLDANLNEIWAYLCLTNLKMNRCIEAEFCYMQAIKNKIEDDNLLEEIKREILVAREESNVC; translated from the exons atggcTAAAGACAAGaagaaaaaaggtaaaaaaggcACTCCTTCagaaaaatccataaaatccgaAAAATCAAAAAGCAGC GTTGAACCAGAGCCTGAAGTTCCTGTAGAGAAgcccaaactttttaaaaacatagtAATACGCATTGAATGTTATCAAAATgtg ATTGGTGTTTATCCATGCAGTGACataaaaactgaatataaatttatgaacttATTAGCTGGAGAAACGAACTTAATTCCAGTTAACAACGAGGCAAATTTAGAACAAAACTACGAATTTGTCTTGCAGTGCGATGTCAACTCTTTTCAGGAACTCACCGATTTCATTTCCAATCCCATAATGT TTACGGTTGTACAATCTAACGGCGTGCTTCAacctgaaatatataaacaacacGCGGAATTTCCCTTAGAGACCAAGATATCTTACGATAGTATAGTAAGCCTTTATGAGGCAATTACTGGTGAGGTAATGCAAAAGTcaccaaaaaaatctaaaaaagacAAAGGAAAGAAAgataaaaagaagaaaaaagacTCTGGATCAAAAT CATCTAAGACTTCTAAAGGTTCAAAAGGATCGAAGTCGTCCAAAGGTTCAAAGAAAACAAGAGCATCCaaagtaaaaaaagaaaaaccacCAGAGTTTCCCCCAGTAATTTACGGAATGTGTTCATTGGATCTGCTTCCACTGTTTCACG GCAATTTGGAATTTTCCGAAACCCTTATAATTAAACCATTAGAACTATATAATGACGATAGGATGGTctcctataaaaaaattccgaAAATGGTAGTGACTGTTTCGAGTGAAGATTTGCTCGAGGGGATCGATGGAAAACCTATCACTGTCACTTTGACCATCGAATCCATCTACAATCTGCCGGATGTAATGACCGATGATAACAAATCTTTCGAAGTTTGTTTCGGTTTACCGATATATGCG GAATATTACCCTCTGGTGTTTGGAGAATCTACATTAACCGATAAAATCGAAGAGGAACAAATGAAATGTTGGCCTGGAGTAAAGCGACTTGGGGTCAATGCGaatactacaaaatataa attatcaaatataactGGCGAAATCAAAAACCGTTGTAACATCGACATCGATGAGGCAAAGGAGGCTGGAaattttcgaataaaattcaattacataAAACGCTCAGTTTTGGGAAACGAAAATTGGGATGCGTTCATGGACCACTTATAccgattcaataaaatttgcattgaaatttacatgaaagaaatt GAATCTGTAAACGAGAcgaaaaaatctaaaactgGAAGGACGTCTAGCAGAACATCAAAATCTAGCAAGAATACGCCTACAAGTGTCGGATCTACTCTAGGGCCAGCCAcagaatatttacatttaatggcTATTGTGGATTTGTCATATCTTCTTAATCCATGCA CTTATAAAGTACGAGTAGCAAGCCCTTTATCCACTTTTCAGGAGGTTGAAGCATTTAAGTTTGCAGGTCTAAAGGACTCGTACTTTAGACCAAAACCCAAACCCACGATGGACACTGTTGAATCACCAAAAGGtaagaaaaaagataaaaaggaCAAAAAGAAAGGCAAGAAGGACAAGAAAGGCAAGAAGGGAAAAAAGAATCTTGATGACGATGCACTCAATCTAAAATAC ttgTTGCCAAAAGAGCCTCAACCTGAACCAGAGATTGAACCtagtatgaaaatatattcagaatatgGAAAACAGTGTTTTATAATTGTCGAAGTAGAATTATCGGAATGCATTAAGCCGAAAAAACCTGTAGAGGACATAGCAGAACA AATGAAAGACTTGCTTCAAAGAGATATACTCCTGGGAGAGCCAAGTAGACTTTTGCTTACCAATTGCGTGACTAGGAATAATTATAAGGAAACAGTAAAGGCTGTTACTTCCGATTTGACAACAAGATTTAATGATTTCGTTAAAATTG AATCTGCTGACATAGTTGGcttcaaaaagtttttgagAGATGGAGGATTATATGAAAGCTACATAACTTCTTTGACCGAAGCCGGAATAATTTTTGGAGCAAAACAAATTTCCGAAAAAGAAGATATagacaaattcaaaaacaattattgcGACTCTGTTGGCCAAATCTACTGTAATTTGATATACGAAATGAACATTGccctcaataaattaataggcACGGATTTACAATCAGAAGACAACAAACTAACTGAGACATTAGACCAGATTGATTTTTTCGCAAAGGATGCTTTAATGAGAGGCAATACGGAATTGGCCGAAAAATACATACTCGAA cGAATCTGCTACGATGAGACAAACGCTAATTTATGGTTTGAATATGCGGTGTTCCTCCTCGAGCTTCAGGAAAAAGACATGGCTTTTCAAAGTGTACATGAGGGCCTTCAACATGACccgaaaaatatgaaatg cttGTTATTATATGGCATACTTTTAGCCGACAATAACAGAAGATCTGATGCGGAGTTATGTTTTGCATCAATAATCAATAACAATCCGTTTATACCTATTGAAG TGTAtggaatattatacatttattacgaACAATTTTCGGATTATGTAAATTGTGACACAATTATGGGTATTATAAAGAAGTCTAGCCTAGAAAAgatttacaacaaattttttgacGCCGAAGACCTGATTTGGAGTAAACGACCACAAATGCAAACACTGTTTTTACGCACTGCAGTCTATTTGATGAAAATGAGGCTCTTCAAT tgGGTGGAGATGGCTTTAGCTTTTGAATCTTCTAAACATCATGGTGAAATCCATTATTTATTGGCAGCTATTTGCTACTACAAGAAACAATACGAGCATGCCTTAGAACATATTAAAGAAGCCAAATTCTACTGTGGAATA GACCACACAATCGCAAACTTGTCTGGGTTGATCTATTTAGCTCTCAATAACCCACAGGCAGCAAAAGAAGAAATGCTTTATACAATGGAATCTTTCGATAAACCAGAAAATATGTATACTATGTATGTGAACTTTAGTAAAAGTTTGACTTTACTGGGAGAACACACGGAGgctggaaaatatttattattggcgTGTAAAGATAATGCCACACCTCTTGCATGGTTGGAAGCAgctaaacataattatatg ATTGGAGATTACTCAACTGCGGAAGAATTTTTGACTGAAGCAAATAGTTTagatgcaaatttaaatgaaatttgggCATATTTGTGTCTCACGAATCTAAAAATGAACAGATGTATAGAAGCGGAATTTTGTTATATGCAGGCTATTAAG aataaaatagaagatGACAACCTTCTGGAGGAaataaagagagaaattcTAGTAGCTCGCGAAGAAAGCAATGTATGTTAA